A single window of Flavobacterium aestivum DNA harbors:
- a CDS encoding PAS domain-containing sensor histidine kinase, whose translation MKNKTNQITAFYILSSLFIAIISYKLLKIYTSNTNYHSYNFIKDLIFITITGLFFRYILHKNDKTNTKFYENLKQTNDKIKESNEKYDIVSKATSDTIWDWKIPEDNLTWNRGIKGIYGYDQDQVENNSKWWFNNIHPEDSIKMSIKLYAFLEQKTEKWQDEYRFKCADNTYKHVLDRGFILKDENGKAIRMIGAIQDITKQKEEENRLKLLETVFTEAKDSIIITEAESNDGQIPKIVFANPAYINMSGYETYEIIGESPNLFMGKNSDTQQIEKLINAITNKEESLLEIICYKKDQSEYWVQLSFIPVYNLEHELSHWISIQRDVTEEKKLEKEKEQLIRELTQNNKDLKQFSYITSHNLRAPLSNLTGLLNLIEDIPIEDEELKEILIGFSKSTHLLNETINDLAKVIIIRDNLSIQNEEVLIKNIFQNVFNQLNFQIELHKPEFNINFGNVTTIQTNKAYFESIILNLLTNAIKYRSKDRKLVIEITSTKINNTIVIKIKDNGIGIDLKRNKDKIFGLYQRFHNYPDSKGLGLYLVKSQIESMGGAISIESEVNKGTSFTLTFKA comes from the coding sequence ATGAAAAATAAAACCAATCAAATAACTGCATTCTACATTCTCTCTTCATTATTTATTGCTATTATTAGCTATAAATTATTGAAAATTTATACATCAAACACCAACTACCACTCATACAATTTCATAAAAGACCTTATTTTCATTACAATCACAGGTTTGTTCTTTAGATATATTTTACACAAAAACGACAAGACAAATACCAAGTTCTACGAAAACCTAAAACAAACCAACGACAAGATCAAAGAATCTAACGAGAAATACGATATCGTTTCTAAGGCAACCAGTGACACTATTTGGGATTGGAAGATTCCGGAAGACAACCTGACTTGGAACAGAGGAATAAAAGGGATTTATGGCTACGATCAAGATCAAGTTGAAAACAATTCAAAATGGTGGTTCAACAATATCCACCCAGAAGACAGTATCAAAATGTCTATCAAATTATACGCTTTTTTAGAACAAAAGACAGAGAAATGGCAAGACGAATATCGCTTCAAATGTGCTGACAACACCTATAAACATGTCCTAGACAGAGGTTTTATCCTAAAAGACGAAAACGGCAAGGCCATTAGAATGATTGGAGCCATACAGGATATAACCAAACAAAAAGAAGAAGAAAACAGACTAAAACTATTAGAAACTGTTTTTACTGAAGCCAAAGACTCTATTATTATCACAGAAGCCGAGTCTAATGACGGTCAGATTCCAAAAATAGTATTTGCAAATCCTGCTTACATCAACATGTCTGGCTATGAAACATATGAAATAATTGGAGAATCCCCGAATTTATTCATGGGAAAAAATTCAGACACACAACAAATAGAAAAATTAATCAACGCCATAACCAACAAAGAAGAATCTCTTCTAGAAATTATTTGCTACAAAAAAGACCAATCAGAATATTGGGTTCAACTTTCTTTCATTCCTGTATACAACCTAGAACATGAACTCTCTCACTGGATTTCAATCCAAAGAGATGTCACAGAGGAAAAAAAATTAGAAAAAGAAAAAGAACAACTCATTCGAGAATTAACGCAAAACAATAAGGATTTAAAACAATTCTCCTACATCACTTCTCACAACCTCAGAGCTCCTTTATCTAACCTAACTGGATTACTCAATCTAATAGAAGACATCCCTATTGAAGATGAAGAATTAAAAGAAATCTTAATAGGATTTAGTAAATCTACACATTTATTAAACGAAACCATCAACGATCTCGCAAAAGTAATTATCATAAGAGACAACCTTTCTATACAAAACGAAGAAGTCTTAATCAAAAATATTTTTCAAAACGTCTTTAATCAACTTAATTTCCAAATAGAACTACACAAACCCGAATTTAATATTAACTTCGGAAACGTTACAACAATACAAACAAACAAAGCCTATTTTGAAAGTATTATTTTAAATTTACTAACTAACGCCATCAAGTACAGATCTAAAGATCGAAAACTAGTTATAGAAATCACCAGCACCAAAATTAACAACACAATCGTTATCAAAATCAAAGACAACGGAATAGGAATAGATTTAAAACGTAATAAAGACAAAATATTTGGCTTATACCAAAGA
- the typA gene encoding translational GTPase TypA: protein MEAIRNIAIIAHVDHGKTTLVDKIMYHCQLFRENENTGDLILDNNDLERERGITITSKNVSVVYKGTKINIIDTPGHADFGGEVERVLNMADGVCLLVDAFEGPMPQTRFVLQKAIDLGLKPCVVINKVDKENCTPEEVHEKVFDLMFELGAQEWQLDFPTVYGSAKNNWMSDHWENKTENIEPLLDMVIENVPAPKVSEGTPQMLITSLDFSSFTGRIAIGRLERGVLKEGMPISLVKRDGKVIKSRIKELHTFEGLGRKKVEQVVAGDICAVVGVEGFEIGDTIADFENPEALQTIAIDEPTMSMLFTINDSPFFGKEGKFVTSRHIRERLTKELEKNLAMRLGETDSADKFMVFGRGVLHLSVLIETMRREGYELQIGQPQVIIKEVDGVKCEPVEELTIDLPETLSGRAVEFVSIRKGEMLSMEGKGDRMIVKFNIPSRGIIGLRNQLLTATAGEAIMSHRFIGYEPYKGEIPGRNNGSLISMENGKAIPYSIDKLQDRGKFFVDPNEDIYEGQVIGENTRSDDMTVNVTKTKKLSNVRSSGADDKARIIPAIKFSLEEALEYIQKDEYVEVTPKSLRLRKIYLSETDRKRFKF from the coding sequence ATGGAAGCTATTAGAAACATTGCAATTATTGCCCACGTCGATCACGGTAAAACAACTTTGGTTGATAAAATTATGTATCACTGTCAATTATTTCGTGAAAACGAAAATACAGGTGATTTAATCCTTGATAACAATGACTTAGAGCGTGAAAGAGGTATTACCATTACTTCTAAGAATGTTTCTGTAGTATACAAAGGAACTAAGATCAATATTATCGATACTCCAGGCCACGCCGATTTTGGTGGTGAGGTTGAGCGTGTGTTGAATATGGCTGATGGTGTTTGTTTATTGGTAGATGCTTTTGAAGGACCAATGCCACAAACCCGTTTTGTATTACAAAAAGCAATTGATTTAGGATTAAAACCATGTGTTGTAATCAATAAAGTTGATAAAGAAAACTGTACTCCTGAAGAAGTTCATGAAAAAGTTTTTGACTTAATGTTTGAATTAGGTGCTCAAGAGTGGCAGTTGGATTTCCCAACGGTTTACGGATCAGCTAAGAATAACTGGATGTCTGACCACTGGGAGAACAAAACAGAAAATATTGAGCCATTATTGGATATGGTTATTGAAAATGTACCAGCTCCAAAAGTATCTGAAGGAACTCCTCAGATGTTGATTACTTCTCTAGATTTCTCTTCATTTACAGGACGTATCGCTATTGGTCGTTTAGAAAGAGGTGTTTTGAAAGAAGGAATGCCAATTTCTTTGGTAAAAAGAGATGGTAAAGTAATAAAATCAAGAATCAAAGAATTACATACTTTTGAAGGTCTTGGACGTAAAAAAGTTGAACAAGTTGTTGCAGGAGACATTTGTGCTGTAGTTGGTGTTGAAGGATTTGAAATTGGAGATACGATTGCCGATTTTGAAAATCCAGAAGCTTTGCAGACAATTGCTATTGATGAGCCTACAATGAGTATGTTGTTTACAATTAATGATTCTCCTTTCTTTGGAAAAGAAGGTAAGTTTGTAACTTCTCGTCACATTAGAGAAAGATTGACAAAAGAGTTGGAGAAAAACTTGGCAATGAGGCTAGGTGAAACTGATTCTGCTGATAAATTCATGGTTTTCGGACGTGGTGTATTACACTTGTCTGTTCTTATTGAAACTATGAGAAGAGAAGGATATGAATTGCAAATTGGACAACCACAAGTTATCATCAAAGAAGTTGATGGTGTGAAATGTGAGCCAGTTGAGGAATTGACTATCGATTTACCAGAAACACTTTCAGGTAGAGCTGTAGAGTTTGTTTCTATCCGTAAAGGTGAAATGTTGAGTATGGAAGGAAAAGGAGATCGTATGATTGTAAAATTCAACATCCCATCTCGTGGTATCATCGGTTTACGTAACCAATTATTGACTGCAACTGCTGGTGAGGCTATTATGTCACACCGTTTCATTGGATATGAACCATACAAAGGAGAAATTCCTGGACGTAACAATGGTTCGTTAATCTCTATGGAAAACGGAAAAGCGATTCCTTACTCTATCGATAAATTACAAGATCGTGGTAAGTTCTTCGTTGATCCAAATGAGGATATCTACGAAGGTCAGGTTATTGGTGAAAACACCCGTAGCGACGATATGACTGTTAACGTAACTAAGACTAAGAAATTATCTAACGTACGTTCTTCTGGAGCTGATGATAAAGCTAGAATTATTCCAGCAATCAAATTTTCATTAGAAGAAGCTTTAGAGTATATTCAAAAAGACGAATACGTAGAGGTAACTCCAAAATCACTTCGTTTAAGAAAAATATATTTATCTGAAACTGATAGAAAAAGATTCAAATTCTAA